A portion of the Vreelandella subglaciescola genome contains these proteins:
- a CDS encoding MurR/RpiR family transcriptional regulator → MKPYTENAPEERLNAISRDLAEAYPALSPQLKQAAGYVLDHPGEVAFQSVRGSASAAGITPSTLVRLAKKLGFTSYEPFRQVFQAALQAGSGELSDRASRLKSLSATRQNPVFTDVGDAAFANIGHLFTADNQTRVESAARRLLAARRIAVIGFRDTFACAYHFAYVGRIAMPNIALVRGLEGGLLTELAPFGEQDAAVIFGFAPYCAETLKALEITRQSDVKSIVITDTMRSPLVPGADLVFTLASDTPHFFPSILAAITLIEAILAECVAQGPAELVDNVTHFEQRMRALGAYVE, encoded by the coding sequence ATGAAGCCATATACCGAAAACGCTCCCGAAGAACGCCTGAATGCGATCTCCCGCGATCTGGCCGAGGCGTATCCCGCGCTTAGCCCGCAGCTGAAACAGGCGGCGGGTTACGTGCTTGACCACCCCGGTGAAGTCGCCTTTCAGTCGGTGCGCGGCTCGGCTAGCGCCGCCGGCATCACGCCGTCTACGCTTGTGCGGCTGGCGAAAAAACTGGGCTTCACCAGCTACGAGCCGTTTCGTCAGGTGTTTCAGGCCGCGCTGCAGGCCGGTTCCGGCGAACTCTCCGACCGTGCCAGCCGGTTGAAAAGCCTTTCCGCAACGCGTCAGAACCCGGTATTTACCGACGTCGGCGATGCCGCCTTTGCCAATATCGGGCACCTGTTCACCGCGGATAACCAGACCCGGGTCGAGTCAGCCGCACGGCGCCTGCTGGCCGCACGCCGCATTGCGGTGATCGGCTTTCGCGACACCTTTGCCTGTGCCTACCACTTTGCCTATGTCGGGCGCATCGCCATGCCCAACATCGCGCTGGTGCGTGGCCTTGAAGGCGGGCTGCTGACCGAGCTTGCGCCTTTCGGCGAGCAGGACGCCGCCGTCATCTTCGGTTTTGCCCCCTACTGCGCCGAAACCCTGAAAGCACTTGAAATCACCCGCCAGAGCGACGTCAAATCCATCGTCATCACCGACACCATGCGCTCGCCGCTGGTGCCGGGAGCTGATCTGGTATTCACTCTGGCCAGTGACACGCCGCATTTTTTTCCTTCGATCCTTGCCGCCATTACGCTGATCGAGGCCATACTCGCGGAGTGCGTGGCCCAGGGCCCCGCTGAGCTGGTCGATAACGTGACCCACTTTGAACAGCGCATGCGCGCGCTGGGAGCCTACGTCGAATGA
- a CDS encoding glycerophosphodiester phosphodiesterase family protein has product MMPPELPAHPAISVPRVIAHRGYSARAPENTLAAVRAAHQAGVRWVELDVQLLGDGTPVIWHDRDVKRCSNGSSALAALDRESAQRLDVGAWFSAAFQGERMARLEEMLALLNTLNMGLNLELKINKGHDPLALTQRIIPEVLAALPPERLIVSSFSQPALAAARAMAPPQALALGLLAKRLPCDWPHRCNAISAFSVHLDWRYVKAASLAALNRAGVTVMCYTANDPVAFAPRWQWGVSSVISDNPTVFMPPG; this is encoded by the coding sequence ATGATGCCACCCGAGCTGCCTGCCCATCCGGCTATCAGCGTGCCCCGGGTTATCGCCCACCGCGGCTATAGCGCCCGCGCCCCGGAAAATACGCTGGCCGCCGTGCGCGCCGCGCACCAGGCTGGCGTCCGCTGGGTGGAGCTTGATGTACAGCTGCTGGGCGACGGCACGCCGGTGATCTGGCACGACCGCGACGTCAAACGCTGCTCGAACGGCAGCTCCGCCCTCGCCGCGCTTGACCGGGAAAGCGCCCAGCGCCTCGACGTGGGTGCCTGGTTTAGCGCGGCGTTTCAAGGCGAACGCATGGCGCGCCTCGAGGAGATGCTGGCGCTGTTAAACACGCTCAACATGGGGCTAAACCTTGAGCTCAAAATCAACAAGGGCCATGACCCACTGGCGCTGACGCAACGAATAATCCCCGAGGTGCTGGCCGCGTTGCCGCCCGAACGCCTGATTGTCTCGTCGTTCAGCCAGCCGGCACTTGCCGCCGCGCGAGCCATGGCCCCGCCACAGGCGTTGGCACTGGGGCTTCTGGCCAAACGCCTGCCCTGCGATTGGCCGCACCGGTGCAACGCTATCAGCGCCTTTAGCGTGCACCTGGACTGGCGTTACGTAAAAGCTGCCTCGCTGGCAGCGCTCAATCGGGCAGGCGTTACGGTAATGTGCTACACCGCCAACGATCCCGTGGCGTTTGCGCCGCGCTGGCAATGGGGCGTGAGTAGCGTGATCAGCGATAATCCGACCGTTTTCATGCCGCCCGGTTAG
- a CDS encoding proline--tRNA ligase produces the protein MRASQLLIATMKETPADAEVISHQLMLRAGMIRRLTSGLYTWLPLGLKTLRKAEAIVREEMNRAGAQEVLMPAVQPAELWQESGRWEQYGPELLRLKDRHARDYCVGPTHEEVITDLVRKEIASYKQLPMNFYQIQTKFRDEIRPRFGVMRSREFIMKDAYSFHVDEASLKQTYQGMYDAYSRIFTRLGLDFRPVIADNGSIGGTGSHEFHVLADSGEDDIVFSTGSDYAANMEKAEALPAPVGSEATCATPAEELRLVDTPDAKTIAALVEQFELPIEKTVKTLMVHAAEDGLVALIIRGDHTLNDVKAENLAQVASPLAMASEEEIRAAVGAGPGSLGPVNLDLPIIIDRSVALMHDFGAGANVDDKHYFGINWERDAALPEVADLRNVVEGDPSPDGQGTLAIKRGIEVGHVFQLGQKYSEAMNATVLGDNGKTSHPWMGCYGIGVTRVVAAAIEQNHDAAGIIWPNALAPFQVALVPMNAHKSQRVREEAERLYQTLTNAGLDVLLDDRDTRPGVKFADLELMGIPHRVVIGDRGLDKGELEYKGRRDSDVTMTPADQIVEFLRAKACANVA, from the coding sequence ATGCGCGCCAGCCAACTTTTAATTGCCACCATGAAAGAAACCCCGGCGGATGCCGAAGTGATCAGCCATCAGCTGATGCTGCGCGCGGGGATGATCCGCCGGCTCACCTCGGGCCTTTACACCTGGCTGCCGCTGGGGCTGAAAACCCTGCGCAAGGCCGAGGCCATTGTGCGCGAAGAAATGAACCGTGCCGGCGCTCAGGAAGTGCTGATGCCCGCGGTACAGCCGGCCGAGCTGTGGCAGGAGTCCGGCCGCTGGGAACAGTACGGCCCCGAGCTTCTGCGCCTGAAAGACCGCCACGCGCGGGATTACTGCGTGGGCCCCACGCACGAAGAAGTGATTACCGATCTGGTGCGTAAGGAAATCGCCAGCTACAAGCAGCTGCCGATGAATTTCTACCAGATTCAGACCAAGTTCCGTGACGAGATCCGCCCGCGTTTTGGCGTGATGCGCTCGCGCGAGTTCATCATGAAGGACGCCTACTCCTTTCACGTTGACGAGGCGTCGCTCAAGCAGACCTATCAGGGCATGTACGACGCCTATTCGCGCATCTTCACCCGGCTGGGGCTGGACTTCCGCCCGGTGATTGCCGATAACGGCTCGATTGGCGGCACCGGCTCCCACGAGTTTCACGTGCTGGCCGACTCCGGCGAAGACGACATCGTCTTCTCGACCGGCTCCGACTACGCCGCCAATATGGAAAAAGCCGAGGCGCTGCCCGCTCCGGTGGGCAGCGAGGCCACTTGCGCCACGCCCGCCGAAGAACTACGTCTGGTCGATACGCCGGATGCCAAGACCATCGCCGCGCTGGTCGAGCAGTTTGAGCTGCCCATCGAAAAAACCGTCAAGACGCTGATGGTGCACGCCGCCGAAGACGGGCTGGTCGCGCTGATTATTCGCGGCGACCACACGCTCAACGACGTCAAGGCGGAGAATCTGGCGCAGGTGGCAAGCCCGTTGGCCATGGCCAGCGAAGAGGAAATCCGTGCCGCAGTGGGTGCCGGCCCGGGCTCGCTAGGGCCGGTCAATCTTGACCTGCCAATCATCATCGACCGCAGCGTAGCGCTAATGCACGACTTTGGCGCCGGCGCCAACGTGGACGACAAGCACTACTTTGGCATCAACTGGGAGCGCGACGCCGCGCTGCCCGAGGTGGCCGACCTGCGCAACGTGGTCGAAGGCGATCCCTCGCCGGACGGCCAGGGCACGCTTGCCATCAAGCGCGGTATTGAAGTGGGCCACGTCTTCCAGCTGGGGCAGAAATATTCCGAGGCCATGAACGCCACGGTGCTCGGCGACAACGGCAAGACCAGCCATCCGTGGATGGGCTGCTACGGCATTGGCGTGACGCGCGTGGTAGCCGCTGCCATCGAACAGAATCACGACGCCGCCGGCATTATCTGGCCCAACGCCCTCGCCCCGTTTCAGGTGGCGCTGGTGCCAATGAATGCGCACAAGTCCCAGCGCGTACGCGAAGAAGCCGAGCGGCTTTATCAGACGCTGACCAACGCCGGGCTCGACGTGCTGTTGGACGACCGCGACACCCGCCCGGGCGTCAAATTTGCCGACCTGGAGCTGATGGGTATTCCCCATCGCGTGGTGATTGGCGATCGCGGGCTGGACAAAGGCGAGCTTGAATACAAGGGCCGCCGCGACAGCGACGTCACCATGACCCCCGCCGATCAGATCGTGGAGTTTTTGCGTGCGAAAGCTTGTGCGAATGTTGCGTGA
- a CDS encoding lytic transglycosylase domain-containing protein — MRKADLADPGKPVTHSKRRPAVWLGAAAICAALSVGAARADVQPTFGAAQPSALQQLEIRRFHTEMDRPLATFMPSAKARARLLERVYREARLAGLPPALVLALIEVESGFRPAVVSSAGAVGLMQIMPFWIAELGLAADDLKAPSRNLRYGCTILAHYLARENGDFTRALARYNGSLGKTRYPERVMNAWQARWHLPLSL; from the coding sequence GTGAGAAAAGCCGATCTTGCTGATCCGGGTAAACCGGTCACGCACAGCAAACGACGCCCGGCCGTATGGCTGGGCGCCGCTGCAATATGCGCCGCGCTGAGCGTTGGCGCGGCCCGTGCCGACGTGCAGCCGACCTTTGGCGCGGCGCAACCCAGCGCCCTTCAGCAACTTGAGATTCGCCGTTTTCACACTGAGATGGACCGCCCGCTGGCAACGTTTATGCCGAGCGCCAAGGCGCGCGCACGCCTGCTTGAACGCGTCTACCGCGAAGCCCGGCTTGCCGGGCTGCCACCGGCGCTGGTGCTGGCGTTAATCGAGGTAGAAAGTGGTTTTCGGCCAGCGGTGGTGTCATCCGCCGGCGCGGTGGGGTTAATGCAGATTATGCCTTTCTGGATCGCCGAGCTGGGGCTTGCCGCCGATGACCTCAAGGCGCCGTCGCGCAACCTGCGCTACGGCTGCACCATTCTTGCCCACTATCTGGCCAGGGAGAACGGCGACTTTACCCGGGCACTGGCACGCTATAACGGTAGCCTGGGTAAAACCCGGTATCCGGAACGCGTAATGAATGCTTGGCAAGCGCGCTGGCACTTACCTCTCTCACTCTGA
- a CDS encoding DUF1328 domain-containing protein, whose translation MLNNAVVFLIIAIIAAVFGFGGIAGVAATIAKVLFVIFLILFVVSLIKGRK comes from the coding sequence ATGTTAAATAACGCTGTGGTGTTTCTGATCATTGCCATTATTGCTGCCGTATTTGGCTTCGGTGGTATCGCAGGCGTTGCCGCGACGATTGCCAAGGTTCTCTTTGTTATCTTCCTTATCCTGTTCGTGGTGTCGTTAATTAAAGGCAGGAAGTAG
- the ccoM gene encoding cytochrome c oxidase subunit CcoM, which yields MRATHRGGSKTMYWDDAVIFGLVTVGMMIVFMAGWVGFIVRDHRRKK from the coding sequence ATGAGGGCAACACATCGCGGCGGGAGCAAGACTATGTATTGGGATGATGCAGTAATATTCGGGTTGGTCACCGTCGGCATGATGATTGTTTTCATGGCCGGTTGGGTGGGTTTCATTGTCCGCGATCATCGTCGTAAAAAGTAG
- a CDS encoding FKBP-type peptidyl-prolyl cis-trans isomerase, which produces MSIAAHRVVTLDYVLSDHVSSDGQGDVLDDSAARGQPLEYLHGHENIVAGLERALEGQPEGAELSVTLMPADAYGLRDEALVQQVGRSAFGSAELSPGSRFQTEGEAGPQIVTVLAVDGEQITVDTNHPLAGRTLRYDVRVLTVRDATRAELAKGHPLAPEVAASSVEDRKVL; this is translated from the coding sequence ATGTCGATTGCCGCGCACCGCGTTGTCACGCTGGACTACGTATTGAGTGACCACGTATCAAGTGACGGTCAGGGAGACGTGCTGGACGATTCCGCCGCGCGTGGCCAGCCGCTTGAGTACCTGCACGGCCACGAGAACATTGTGGCAGGGCTTGAACGCGCGCTGGAAGGCCAGCCGGAAGGCGCCGAGCTTAGCGTTACCCTGATGCCTGCTGATGCTTACGGCCTGCGCGATGAAGCGCTGGTGCAGCAGGTAGGGCGTAGCGCCTTTGGCAGCGCTGAGCTGTCACCCGGCAGCCGCTTTCAGACCGAAGGCGAGGCCGGCCCGCAGATTGTTACCGTGCTGGCAGTAGACGGCGAACAGATAACGGTGGATACCAATCATCCGCTGGCCGGGCGTACGCTGCGTTACGACGTGCGCGTGCTGACGGTGCGCGATGCGACCCGTGCCGAGCTTGCCAAGGGCCATCCGCTGGCGCCGGAAGTGGCTGCCTCAAGCGTTGAAGATCGCAAGGTTCTTTAA
- a CDS encoding AmpG family muropeptide MFS transporter encodes MPIPAAQRSWRASLAVYWRAPVITMLFLGFSAGLPFLLVFSTLSAWLRSAGVEVAAIGFFAWIGMLYSIKVFWAPVVDRVALPLLTRALGQRRSWMLLAQAVIAAGLVGLAATPPMGNLGWVAGFALLVAFGSATQDIAIDAFRIESADDDKQAAMASTYIIGYRAGLLAAGAGALYIAATVSWHAAYLTMAALVGVGMLTVLVRPEPARMTGSGKPVLEPRVRAFLRNSRHQPRLWRHFVAWIIGAIVCPFTDFFVRHGMKTLGLLAFIAVFRISDLAMASMANPLYIDLGFSLATIASVTNIFGIAMSIGGGMLGGLLVVRYGIGPLLVVGAMLTMLTNLLFAALSLMGDQLPMLVVTIIGDNLANGLASAVFIAFLSSLTSRAYTATQYALFSSLMTLPGKFLSGFGGLLVEAQSYASFFILASLLGIPAVMLAVWVNRDRDLYGKPAASGAR; translated from the coding sequence ATGCCCATCCCCGCCGCCCAGCGCAGCTGGCGAGCATCACTGGCGGTTTATTGGCGCGCCCCGGTTATCACCATGCTGTTTTTGGGCTTTTCCGCCGGCCTGCCGTTTTTGCTGGTGTTCTCGACGCTTTCCGCGTGGCTGCGAAGTGCCGGTGTGGAAGTGGCTGCCATCGGCTTTTTCGCCTGGATAGGCATGCTTTATTCGATCAAGGTTTTCTGGGCGCCGGTGGTCGACCGCGTAGCGCTGCCGCTATTGACGCGCGCGCTGGGCCAACGCCGCAGCTGGATGCTGCTGGCGCAGGCGGTCATCGCTGCAGGACTGGTGGGCCTTGCCGCGACGCCGCCGATGGGTAATCTGGGCTGGGTGGCGGGGTTCGCCCTGCTGGTGGCCTTTGGCTCGGCCACTCAGGACATCGCGATTGACGCCTTTCGTATCGAGTCGGCCGACGATGACAAGCAGGCCGCCATGGCCTCGACCTATATCATCGGCTACCGCGCCGGGCTGTTGGCCGCCGGCGCCGGGGCGCTTTACATTGCCGCCACCGTCTCGTGGCACGCGGCCTATCTGACCATGGCTGCGCTGGTCGGTGTGGGTATGCTCACGGTATTGGTGCGCCCCGAACCTGCGCGAATGACAGGCAGCGGCAAACCCGTGCTGGAACCCCGGGTGCGTGCTTTTTTGCGCAACAGTCGCCACCAGCCCCGCCTTTGGCGGCACTTTGTGGCCTGGATCATCGGCGCCATCGTCTGCCCGTTCACCGACTTTTTTGTGCGTCACGGCATGAAAACGCTGGGGCTTTTGGCGTTTATCGCGGTGTTTCGCATCAGCGATCTGGCCATGGCGTCGATGGCCAACCCGCTGTATATCGACCTGGGGTTTTCGTTGGCCACCATTGCCAGCGTCACCAATATTTTCGGCATTGCCATGAGTATTGGCGGCGGTATGCTCGGCGGGCTGCTGGTGGTTCGCTACGGTATCGGGCCGCTGCTGGTGGTGGGGGCTATGCTGACGATGCTGACCAACCTGCTGTTTGCCGCGCTTTCCCTGATGGGCGATCAGCTGCCCATGCTGGTGGTGACCATCATCGGCGATAATCTGGCCAATGGCCTGGCCAGCGCAGTATTCATCGCATTTTTATCCAGCCTGACGTCGCGCGCCTACACCGCGACGCAGTACGCGCTGTTTTCTTCGTTGATGACGCTGCCCGGCAAGTTTTTAAGCGGCTTTGGCGGGCTGCTGGTCGAGGCCCAGAGCTACGCGAGCTTTTTTATCCTGGCCTCGCTGCTGGGGATTCCCGCGGTCATGCTTGCCGTGTGGGTCAACCGTGATCGCGACCTTTACGGCAAGCCTGCCGCTAGCGGCGCTCGCTGA
- a CDS encoding SEC-C domain-containing protein, whose translation MLAVWVDQLLGFASEALSAIRQKEHYPDFMIWVRAEGGDYFNGDFATAQALAPVLWSQTPLERLAFSGEPLAEPGRNEPCWCDSGRKYKQCCYPVDFPTEIPEQMMWMLSLREWKGATLKAALQSREAPAQALLEAGLIAAESGQTGRSMQILESLFDGRDWSRLPEQAEPAFEILLDLFQERGFTRKRTELLDEVLERGPLFLRGVALERLCLMHLDNDDLDSARAAFVRAQQALPDSPTLAYIEAMLLLHEGHEQEAKERAHFWYRRLVRQGDLDEDQLAFLAALADNPGATLADQLLSAEEDLATPLIGLQSLLAALHTAPKLEFQAQAETGRLEYHENSREATLFAAWHEQFQVLVDTDVALGFRDDPWGNAIEWMSALCAHPEWLDSPQVVQDLTLALTSRFGSLPWMAPSLLEPLALRLSRWLEQARAEGDGSLCWDDANNAFLLRIGLALVVGMERGARQHSRQLAEELLAINREDSLGLRELVLDQLLRDERNRDALTLADAAEDDGSLWLNILLGRTLALYRLQEWEQAEEALGDVKRHSRYALEMLCTEHPRPALPGKDGSMAPGTRAEAWQYRTLMRDQWRVTPGALEWLSERR comes from the coding sequence ATGCTGGCGGTATGGGTTGATCAGCTGCTGGGTTTTGCCTCTGAGGCACTCTCGGCAATCCGGCAAAAAGAGCACTACCCCGACTTCATGATCTGGGTGCGCGCCGAGGGCGGCGATTATTTCAACGGCGACTTTGCCACGGCGCAGGCGCTGGCGCCGGTGTTATGGTCGCAAACGCCGCTGGAGCGGCTGGCATTTTCCGGCGAGCCGCTGGCCGAGCCGGGGCGCAACGAGCCGTGCTGGTGCGACTCGGGGCGCAAGTACAAGCAGTGCTGCTACCCCGTTGATTTCCCCACCGAGATCCCCGAGCAGATGATGTGGATGCTGTCGCTGCGCGAGTGGAAGGGCGCCACGCTCAAAGCCGCGCTACAAAGCCGGGAAGCACCCGCGCAGGCGCTGCTGGAAGCCGGTTTGATTGCCGCGGAAAGCGGCCAGACCGGGCGTTCGATGCAGATCCTCGAGTCGCTGTTTGACGGCCGCGACTGGTCACGCCTGCCGGAGCAGGCCGAGCCGGCGTTCGAGATTCTGCTCGACCTGTTCCAGGAGCGCGGCTTTACCCGCAAGCGCACCGAGCTGCTCGACGAAGTGCTGGAACGCGGCCCACTGTTTTTGCGCGGCGTCGCGCTTGAGCGGCTGTGTCTGATGCACTTGGATAACGATGATCTGGACAGCGCCCGGGCGGCGTTTGTTCGCGCGCAGCAGGCGCTGCCTGATTCGCCGACGCTGGCTTACATCGAGGCCATGCTGCTGCTCCATGAGGGGCATGAGCAGGAAGCCAAAGAACGCGCGCATTTCTGGTACCGCCGGCTGGTGCGTCAGGGCGATCTCGACGAAGATCAGCTGGCGTTTCTGGCCGCGCTGGCCGATAACCCCGGCGCCACCTTGGCCGATCAGCTGTTAAGTGCCGAGGAAGACCTGGCCACGCCGCTGATCGGGCTGCAGTCATTGCTGGCCGCCTTGCATACCGCGCCCAAGCTTGAGTTTCAGGCGCAGGCGGAGACCGGGCGGCTCGAGTATCACGAAAACTCTCGCGAGGCCACGCTGTTTGCCGCCTGGCACGAGCAGTTTCAGGTGCTGGTGGATACCGATGTGGCGCTGGGCTTTCGTGATGATCCCTGGGGCAACGCCATTGAGTGGATGTCGGCGCTGTGCGCGCACCCCGAATGGCTGGACTCGCCCCAAGTGGTCCAGGACCTGACGCTGGCGCTGACCAGCCGTTTTGGCAGCCTGCCGTGGATGGCGCCGAGCCTGCTCGAGCCGCTGGCGCTGCGGCTATCGCGCTGGCTTGAGCAGGCGCGCGCCGAAGGCGACGGCAGCCTGTGTTGGGACGATGCCAATAACGCGTTTTTGCTGCGGATCGGTCTGGCGCTGGTGGTAGGCATGGAGCGCGGCGCACGCCAGCATTCCCGCCAACTGGCCGAGGAGCTTTTGGCCATCAATCGCGAAGACAGCCTTGGCCTGCGCGAGCTGGTGCTTGACCAGCTGCTGCGTGACGAGCGCAACCGCGATGCGCTGACGCTGGCGGACGCCGCGGAAGACGACGGCTCGCTGTGGCTCAATATTCTGCTTGGGCGCACGTTGGCGCTGTACCGCTTACAAGAGTGGGAACAGGCCGAAGAAGCGCTGGGTGACGTCAAGCGCCACAGCCGCTACGCGCTGGAGATGCTCTGCACCGAACACCCGCGCCCGGCCTTGCCGGGGAAAGACGGGAGCATGGCACCCGGTACGCGCGCCGAGGCCTGGCAGTACCGCACGCTGATGCGCGATCAGTGGCGGGTGACCCCCGGCGCGCTGGAGTGGCTCAGCGAGCGCCGCTAG
- a CDS encoding ABC1 kinase family protein: MREHGRTRRLFGLGARTGGTLLKNRMGGSADWNSLGEALFDGLSELRGPAMKLAQIVAQWDDVLPPELADQLARLQRQAEPMPWPRIRETLQAEYGDLDAHFRHIEPQPFASASMGQVHKAITQEGDTLVLKVQYPGLADALEGDLRQVRRMMRLGRWLKVSASRLDALFEELAAGLRDELDYRAEAQTLARYRERYRHEPRLRIPEPVEALCGERVLAMRYLAGTPLDEMADADGVVRQQVAATLADWLTEELFTYGELHADPHAGNFAVDAESRLIIYDFGAVVAVPEARLAAMMALLEATLAGDPMAMDDAMLALGGRKGQGAPLALYRQAADAVAPLFAPGEQDFADVRVHRGLRELSPRVWAAMDRLQPPADTLLLSRALNGHYWNMVRLGARLDMHRRCQPLLRWASARR; encoded by the coding sequence ATGCGTGAACATGGCAGAACGCGCCGGCTATTCGGCCTCGGCGCGCGCACCGGCGGCACGCTGTTGAAGAACCGCATGGGCGGTAGCGCCGACTGGAACTCGCTGGGTGAGGCACTGTTCGACGGACTTTCCGAGCTGCGCGGCCCGGCCATGAAGCTGGCACAGATTGTCGCCCAGTGGGACGACGTGTTGCCGCCGGAGCTGGCCGACCAGCTGGCGCGCCTGCAGCGCCAGGCCGAGCCCATGCCCTGGCCGCGCATCCGCGAGACGCTTCAGGCCGAGTACGGCGATCTCGACGCCCACTTTCGCCATATTGAACCGCAGCCTTTTGCCAGTGCGTCCATGGGTCAGGTACACAAGGCCATCACCCAGGAAGGCGATACGCTGGTGCTCAAGGTGCAGTACCCCGGCCTTGCCGACGCCCTGGAAGGCGATCTTCGCCAGGTCAGACGAATGATGCGCCTGGGCCGCTGGCTCAAGGTGTCGGCGTCGCGACTGGACGCGCTGTTCGAGGAGCTGGCCGCGGGGCTGCGCGACGAGCTGGACTATCGCGCCGAGGCACAAACACTTGCCCGCTACCGGGAGCGCTATCGTCACGAGCCGCGGCTGCGCATCCCCGAGCCGGTTGAGGCGCTGTGCGGCGAACGCGTGCTGGCCATGCGCTATCTCGCCGGCACACCGTTGGACGAAATGGCCGACGCTGACGGCGTGGTGCGCCAGCAAGTGGCTGCCACCCTGGCCGACTGGCTGACCGAGGAGCTGTTTACCTACGGCGAGTTGCATGCCGACCCCCACGCCGGCAACTTTGCCGTGGACGCCGAGTCGCGGCTGATTATCTACGACTTTGGCGCGGTGGTCGCGGTGCCCGAAGCTCGCCTGGCGGCGATGATGGCGCTGCTGGAAGCCACGCTTGCCGGTGACCCCATGGCCATGGATGACGCCATGCTGGCGCTCGGCGGGCGCAAGGGGCAAGGGGCGCCGTTGGCCCTGTATCGCCAGGCGGCCGACGCCGTGGCGCCGCTGTTTGCTCCCGGCGAGCAGGATTTTGCCGATGTGCGTGTTCACCGTGGCCTGCGCGAGCTCTCGCCGCGGGTGTGGGCGGCCATGGACCGCCTGCAGCCGCCGGCGGACACGCTGCTGCTGTCCCGGGCGCTCAACGGCCATTACTGGAACATGGTGCGTCTGGGCGCTCGGCTCGACATGCACCGGCGCTGTCAGCCGTTGCTGAGGTGGGCGAGCGCCCGCCGTTGA